aaatcgaaaaatattttttgttcaaggttttgatgcagattgatagagaatcgatccacgaatcgtttaaggtattcccctcaagGATCGGGTAAAAACcgccaaagatatagacttcgcAGTGGGCCGTATGAGTACTCCCCAATTTTCCAAGGGCtctacccagaaaaattgatgaaaaatctaaaaatatttttgcttctgggttttgatgcagattgatagagaatcgatccacgaatcgtttaaggtattccccgcaAGGATCGGGTAAAAACcgccaaagatatagacttcgcAGTGGGCCGTATGGGtactccccatacattcctCAATTTTCAAAGGGCtctacccagaaaaattgatgaaaaatcgaaatatatttttgcttctgggttttgatgcagattgatagagaatcgatccacgaatcgtttatGGTATTCCCCTTAAGGATCGGGTAAAAACcgccaaagatatagacatcgcggTGGGCCGTATGGGTACTCCCCATTCATTCCTCAATTTTCCAAGGGCtctacccagaaaaattgatgaaaaatctaaaaatatttttgcttttgggttttgatgcagattgatagagaatcgatccacaaatcgtttaaggtattacCCTCAAGGATCGGGTAAAAACcgccaaagatatagacttcgcAGTGGGCCGTATGGGTACTCCCATACATTCCTCAATTTTCCAAGGGATctgcttaaaaaaattgatgaaaaatcgaaaaatatttttgcttctgggttttgatgcagattgatagagaatcgatccacgaatcgtttaaggttgTCCCCTCAAGGATCGGGTAAAAACcgccaaagatatagacttcgcAGTGGGCCGTATACACACCCCAATTAGGGGGATACCTTAAACTTTAAGGTAATCCCCCAAGGATCGGGTGAATAtcggccaagatatggctcaGAACAGAAGGCCCGATTTAGGCTTAtgtatatagaaaataaatatattagaTATTTCCAAAAAACTTACACAACAATCTTGCAAAAGCCAGACTTGATGGAGAACAGTTGGCTCTCAGTTCGTTGACCACATGCTCCCGACAGATCTGGGCCAGGTTGCATCCCTCGTGGATCAGGAACTCTGCCAGTATCAGGCGGTGCAGGTTAATGGCCCTCGACAACGGCGTTTGGCAGTACATCAGTCCGCAAACGATGGTGGGAGTGCAAGAGCTGTACAAATCCCTTCTAGCACTCGCTAACTTGGCCAGCAAGACGCGAAGTACTCTGCGGAACCTATCCACGCTCACGACCTGTTGCACGGCAAATAACACTAAGCCCTCGTCCTGGGCATCCGAATAGAGACCCAATCGCCTATGCTCCTCGGCGGCGGTAAGGAGATCCTCTATCATATCCGGCAGCTGCATGTGAATAGCCGACATAATGGGTGTATGGTTGTCCTCGTCACGGACCGTCAAGCTCTCCCCGTACTGCAACAGGAGCTGGACCATTGTCCGGTCGTTGAAGCTCACCGCGATGTGCAGGAGATGCTGAGAGGCCAGTCGGCGAGCTCCGCGCTCCAGCAGCAGCTTGGCTATATCTCCATGGCGACCCCTCACTGCGTACAGCAGAGCTGTGTTATTCTGCTTATCCTGGAGGTTAATGCGGGCTCCTCTCTCCACCAGCTCCTGGGCCAGGTCGACCATGCTGCAGGCTATAGCCGTCATAAGCGGGGTCTCCCCCTCGTCATCCGTATCGTTGATATTGATATTCGTCTGGAGAAGCAGCCGGGCAGACTCCTCGGATTTACTCTCGATGGCCACATGGAGGGCGGTCTTGCCATCACTCAACGTCTTGGCATTCACTAGAGCTCCGTGCTTGATCAGTAGCTGAGTGACCCCGGCAAATCCTGCGCCCACATGCAGCGGAGCATATCCTTCGCTATTCACCACATTAATAGGGGCATTATGCTCCAGGAGAATCCGAACGCACTCCTCGTGACCCCAACAGGCAGCGTAATGGAGGGGCGTGGCCAGATCGGCGTCGTAGAGATGAGGATCCTGTTCCCGGCAAGAGACACAGCACTGGGATAGAAACTCACCGGTATTTTCAAAAGTCTTGGCATAATACTGATATAGCTGGCCATCCTCTCCGCCGGAGCCAACTCCATTTTCCGAGCAATTTTCGAACTCGTCCACCCACTCCAGCTTGTCCATACCTTCGGGGGTGCGTTCAATCTCCAGATTATCCGTGTGAGCTGCAATTTTCAacgaattatttaaaaatcgaCTAAAAATTGTAACTTGACAAAATGTTAATTGCCTACTTTGTTGGAGAACGTATATTTTACAACTGAAGTTCCTATACGAACTGACCGACCGTACTGCCCACTTTGTAACACTCATTGTTGGGTCTTATCAGCAAGTGCCACAACCACGATAACCGGTTTTGAATCTCAACCTTCTCGGCTAGCTACTCTCTCGCGTCGTGGCAATGCACCTAGCTCGGCAGCCAAAAATGGGTGTGCTGGGTCGGAAACCGGGTCAGTGGTTACACAAAGAAAAAGCAACTAGTTTAGGTACCgatatttataagaaaaatttaaataaattataatttaagaaTCTCCATTAAATGAAGAGTATAATACTTAAATGGGAAaacataaaacaataaataagaATATGTATAAAGGCTTCAGGAAATAAATCATATTTTACCCGTTAATTAAccgtttttaaaatatatctaaGATATTCCAAAGCATGTTAGTTTTCTTAGTTAATAtataaattctaaataaagtATTTTTCAAAGTGAGTCACATAATTATTGTGCGAAACTTTTTAGGGTAAAGCAGAAGGGATGCAAATCCTCAAAGGCACCTGGAAATGGCCCAAATGTGCGAAACCCATCCCCTGTCTCACATCCTCTGTGAGGATCAGTCTAATCCCCTTTTGTACCTCAATTCTCTTTGAAAAACCTCATCGTTTATCACCGGTCTAGGATTAGCTCTTCCATCcccatatataatatattttattgatttttggaCCAGCTGTTACCCAGATGGGGagcaaaaattttgaatcttTTGGTAACCCCTCACATATCCACTGAATTTAATGGAGTTACAGGATGATAGCTCTCTTCCATCATCCATTTCACTAAATTAAAGTTATATTCAGCCACCCCACAATGTTCGAATCGATTTTCCTTCACTCCAGCGGAAAACTCACACTGATGGAAGACATCCAGCTCCGGCTCCTCGCAGGACTGCACTAGGAGCTCCAGCAGCTCGGCATCGCCCAGGATGGCGGCCGTGCCCACGGCTGTGCGTCCGCAACTGGGTGAGACATATGAGGCCTGGGCGCCCTGCATGATGCAGCCAAGCGCCTGCTCGAAGTCCCCCCTCTGGACCGCAGTCAGCAGGCGTTCATTTAGGTCGTAGGACAGCATATTGCCATTGGGTTAGTAGTTGTATTAAAACTAGTATAAAAGCGGCTGAGCAAAACACGTAGGAAAGAAGAACAAAccgaaagaaagaaaatctgGTGCTTGCCGCGTTGGTGTGGAAAATGGTAATGTGCCGCCTGCGGTCGCAACACTCCCCGGAGAAGCAAACGAAAGACTGAAACCAAACAAACAGAGTGCGCACGAGCGAAGCAAGTGTTCCGGCCGTAAAGTGGCGGGGGATGAATGAAAACCCACCCGCCTAGAAAATAACTACTTTTAGGGGGAGGTTTTAGACAAATGGTAAATCCTTGTGTATATAGATAGCAAGAATATGATTCCTATGATCAATGATTACCAAAAAGGGTAGCCCAAAAATGATTctaaaagttgatatttcgcTTCCAAGCACACTTAATGGAGTGTAGTTTTATTTTCGTCATCAGTGCGCACAGTATTCGCTGTTTGAATTATGAATGTTGCTTCGGTCTCGAAAAAAACGTATAACATAAAATAGTCTACTTGGTTTCCTTGGCTTCCTTGGCGTTTTGCAGCGATTCGGTAATAAAGAGTTTGGCCAGCGACTGCGAACAGAACTGGGCAATGTGCTGGGCGTGGGTGTTGATCTGACCGGAGGTAATGGTGGCCGTAAGCCGGGCGGGCACGGGCATGGGGCGGAACTGTTTGATGACTTCCTCCTCGGCCACAGTGGGCTCACCCTTCGAGGTGCGCACGGCATTCTCAGCAGCCAGCTTAGCCAGGGCACGGTGTTTCTCCTAAAAAAAAGTGATACAACATTAAGTATAAGCTCTAAAGCATTGCCATCGTGTATTTCTTACCGTGTCCTGTTTGAAGACCACCTGCTGGTACTTGTTGTAGCGGACAGCCTCTTGATAAAGCTCATCCACGCGCTCAATAAGGCTGCGCATGTGGTTCTCCAGCACAGAAGCGGTACCAAGATCCAAGAAGTTGTGTCCCTTATCCTCCGGCAAAAGCTCATTCAACTCGCTCATCATGATGTTGGTCAACGGCGAGTTCTTGATCACAATGGGGATCTCGGCGAACAAACTCTCGTAGCCCACCTTCAGGGTGCGGAATGCCTCGGGCGTAAAGTCGCCATCCTTGTACATCTGGATAGCCTGCGGGGTAAGGCGGTAGGCCTTCAGGCAAAGGAATCCACGGGACGACTTTTGGGTATCGTACACCACAACGACGGACTCCTCAATGCTAGTCTGGTAGTGGTACTGCGATTCCAGGAGAGCCAGCGACAAGCTGTTGCCCACATCTGAGCTCTGGTACCAACCGACGTGCAAGTGATCCACGTTGACGCGACGAAGGCGACGCATCACTGTCAGCTGGTACATTTCCTCATCCATAGTTTCGTCGCCGCTCTTGGGGAACGGGAAGCAGTTGGTGATCTCCAGGCACTTGTCCACCACCAGGCCGAGAAGGGCGCCCTGGGCGAGGTCCATGTTGCTGGATTCCTCATGGCAGTGCTTCACCATTTTCATGACGGCCTGGAAGAAGGAAATTGGTTAATTATTTGTGAACTTCTAATCATGATACATGGGCCTAGCACTGAACTGTTTTAGAAATAAGGATTAATCATCCTCAAAAACTGTAATGAAAGGGGATACAAGGTTTCCCCTATTGCCTACGCCCatgtacacacacacaaacgcaACAGCAGGCAAATTTTGTGAGACAGCGCGTGGCACCGACTTTTACACCGGTTTTCCTCAGCTGCCCCGGGACAATCTCTTGTCCGGATTTCTATCCAGGCGCAGTACTCACCAGACCGTCGCATTGGACATAGTTTATGGTATTGTCTGACTCCTCATTACGAGCATGACGTCCACCGCGATTTGCCATTTTGACGACGAGGAAAGCGAAAAGACCAAAGCAACGTGAACTTGGCTGCGGCAGCGCTCAATAAGGTGTCTTTCAACACTGGAGCCGGGTGGGCGTTCGCAACACTGGCGTCAGCTGTCTCTgagcgataaaaaaaaaagggccaaaccaaaatatatttttgtttatcacAAGCGACGACtgtaaaaaaatcgatttccTAGGAACTAAAAGTAGCCCGCTTGCGCGTACAAGCGGAACTGATAGCGATTTCAGTTGCCAGCAAAGTGGAGTCGCGATCGCAAGTGGGTTCGGCAAAAAGATTCTTTAGCAACGTAGCGCTGGCAGTCACCATAACTCTCCAGCAAGATGTCTACTAATTGGCGTGAACTGTTCCCCACCAAGCTGACGTTTATGATCTTCCTGCTGTATATGTCACTATTCATAGGGCAGGGTGGGTATCCAAAGCTTAAACTGCTGATTAAAGCAACGCCCTTTTCTATGTACTCTCGATCTTCGTAGGCATCTTTGTGACAGCATCCCAGGAATCTAACAACTCATATGGCTACAACACCGTCACCGTTGTCCTCCTAACAGAGGTCTTTAAACTGATCATATCGACATGCCTCTACTGCCGAGAGTGAGTACAAGATTGCGATATGTGTTTGGGCCCGCAACTAATTTGATGGAATTTTCCCAGGAACACCCTACGCGCCTTGGTGAGGGATGTGCATAAGGATCGGAACGTACTGGGCCTGTATATGGTGCCGGCGTTCCTCTACTGCCTGTACAACAATCTAGCCTTTGTTAACCTGGCCACGTTCGACCCAACGACCTACTATCTACTCCTGCAGTTGCGTGTCGTTGTTACCGGTATTCTTTTCCAGATAATATTCAAGAAGTACCTATCGCAGCAACAGTGGATTTCACTCATTTTGCTGACGCTGGGCTGCATGCTGAAGCAGATCAACTTCGGAAGCTTTTACAGCGATGCCAACGATGACAGCGAATCGGCCGCCATTCAGCATCCTTTAAATAAGACTGCAGTTGACACCCACCAAGTGCACGGGAAAAATATGTCAGGCTTCGATTTTAGCCTAAGTGCTGTCTTCATTCTTGCCCAGACCATTTGTTCGTGTTTGGCGGGAGTCTACAACGAATATCTTTTGAAAGATAAGGGCGCGGATGTGAACATTTTTGTTCAGAACGTTTTTATGTACTTGGACTCGATCGTCTGCAATGCTGTGATTCTACTGATACGCGGTGAACTGTTGGACGCCTTCAGCCCTCACAATTTGGGCACTATCATGCGGTTCAGTGTTCTGATCATAATTGTGAATAACGCTGCCATTGGAATTGTTACCAGCTTTTTCCTTAAGTACATGAACTCCATTTTAAAGACCTTTGCCAGTGCCTTGGAGCTGCTCTTTACTGCGGTGCTGTGCTATTTCCTTTTCTCGATACCCATTTACATGAACACTGCGCTGGCTATCGCGGTGGTCTCCTATGCCATCTACCTGTACACCCAAAGCCCGGTAGTGAACCTGGGCAAGGTTCGCCCACTTCAAAACTTGAGTGAAGCCTCCGCCAAGTCCACGGACAAAAAGAAGCTACTGGACGAGGAGGCGCCCGATTCGGACTTGGACATAGTGTAGTACTGGTGCTTTTAGCTTTTAGCTAGTCCTAGACGTAAGCTTAGGCTGTAAATAGTTGTGGAAAAGTGCCTGCAGATGTTTTGAACGCAAGATAAGTGTATTGGACGACAGGCTTTGTGCAATGCGAGTAACTGGCTTGTAAATAACAAAACTTTTGCTTTCTAGCATAAGATTCTCAgcgaaacaaatatatttggTTAACATTGTAACAAAACTGACTTAATTTTATCTTCTAGAAGATAGTCTTTAATACGTAATcttattatacatacatagatatgTACGTAATATATAGAAATTCgattttaaagttaaagttcAGTATTATCGTCGTCGTCTTCCTTCTCGGTCGGAGCCTTGCGCACAGTTAGGGCAATTCTTACTGCCTGAGTGTCGATATAGTTTCGGTAATAAGTGCACTCCTTCAGGTGCTCCTCCATGTCCAGAACACGATGAGTGGCGTTGTACTTGCAGATCTGCAGTGGCGGCCCTCGGTAGTTTTTCTTGCACTTGACAATGTGCCCTGGCATCCGAAACAGCATGATGCGATGGTCCGGATTGTAGGGACAAATTCCAAACTCATAATAAGACATTTTTTGATCGAAAATAAACGAGTCAAATAAACTTAAAGAGTTCGCCGTTCTCGAAAGTACCGCTATGTCTCAAAAATCGTGCTTCCGCTAAGACGGTGTGAATTTTATCGATAGTTTCGAAAACTATCAGATACGGCTTGCCATATATTTTTTGAGCGGCAAAACTGAATACAAAATTCTCTCTAGTTTGCCCGTTTTTTGTTGAAACAACCCGTCGATAGGGTCTATTTTTAGAACCAAATGAAATATTATGTCGCCAAGCTCCAGATTAAGTAAATATTGGAAAACGTATGTAGGTGTAGATGTCTAGAAAAGTTGACTGCGGCGTTGTTAATATGGCCTTTgataaaaaaacttatttaaacCCATAAGATGGTATGTATAAAGCTTCTAAAAAGATAAAACATatgatatttttgtttaatctTAGAATAAAACatgttaaatatttgtataatattgtatttttatacattgcataaaaaactaaattcaaataaatttttccagtgtatatttttggtatatTTGTATGTAATTATTGTTTAAGTTATCGTTATCAAAACGGTCACACTGAAAAATCTGTCGCCCTGATCACATCACTAGAAAAACAACCCCGCTCGACACCCACCCGCTTGCCCTCATTCAACGTGAAAATTTCGTACAGTTCGGTAGTCAGTCCGAGAATTTAGAATCTATTGATCTATTAAAACAAACGCTTGATTCATCTACGTGAGAAATGGCCCGTACCAAGCAGACTGCCCGTAAATCCACTGGAGGCAAGGCTCCTCGTAAGCAACTGGCCACCAAAGCGGCCCGTAAATCAGCTCCATCCACTGGAGGAGTCAAGAAGCCACATCGCTACCGTCCCGGAACTGTGGCGCTCCGTGAAATCCGTCGCTACCAGAAGAGCACTGAGCTCCTGATCCGTAAGCTGCCCTTCCAGCGTTTGGTGCGTGAAATCGCCCAGGACTTCAAGACCGATTTGCGTTTCCAGTCTGCTGCCATTGGAGCTCTTCAGGTAACTGACTCTCACCCCGCCCGCCCCTCTGGGGGTGTGGGGGATTTCATTTGGTCACGCAATAATGGGGTTTTTCCATTGGCATTTTCCAGGAGGCTAGCGAAGCGTACTTGGTGGGTCTATTTGAGGACACCAATTTGTGCGCCATTCATGCCAAGCGCGTCACCATCATGCCCAAAGACATTCAGCTGGCCAGACGCATCCGAGGCGAGCGCGCCTAAATGACCTGGCCGCCATCTTTGATTGGAAAATCAACAGCGGCGGTGGCGGGGACAAACGAAATTACAGCCCACAGCTGTCGTGCGGAGTGGGAGAAAGACAAAacaaagaagaagaagaagaatgTGAAGAGCAGCTGCCGCCGCATAGTTTTAAGTGTGTGTCTAAGATTTATCTATACTTAGTCATAAGTAAAGATCCAAGTTTTCATGTTTCAATAAAAGCTAACGATTCTTTTTTGGCATAAAACTAATGTTTTGGTTAATTAAAGCGGTAGCGTTAGGGTAAAGGTGATTTTTACCTTAGTGGGGCTATTCTTTTGACTTTTAGTAACAATATAATAGTCTTACTAATTGAATTCTAAATAAAatgttgggttttttttaatttctaccTGAATTTAAATGGTATACCGCGAAAGATACATATTTTCGAAAGAACTGTTCGTGGAATAATTAGCTGTTCTAAGAAACTCTCTTTCGGAAAACTTTTTCAGGTAAATAGGGATTAGCTCAGTTCGATCACAAATTGTGCTAATTTGCACAAAAGAAacatatgtgtatatataatatatacttgAAAAAAATGCAAGTCAGTTTGTTGTAAAACTTTGCTCCAAACAAAagcagtttttattttgttaatacGATTTAGCTTAGCGGTTTTGTGGGATGAGGGGAGGTATTCTGAAGAAGAAGGAGGCAAATGcaagaatttatttaaagactATGGTGTCCAGCATGGCGCCTAGGCACTGCACAATATTGTTCTGCATGACCTTGTCGACCTTCTCTTCCAAATGCCGCTTAGGGTCCTGTTTGCCAACATTCTTGATCGCCAGCTGTTCGGGCGTCATTTTCTCTTCATCCTCAAgagactaaaaaataaatatttttttaaataaaagtaatggGAAGAAAAGATTCGATTTTCTTACCTTGTTATAGTTCTTGGCCAATTCAAGCATCTCGGACACTGTGTCCTCGTTAATAGAACAATGCTCATTGTAGTCGGATAGCGTGAGACCGTCCTTCCAGGACTTTTTGTGCAGATTGAGAAGCATCTTCTGCTCCAGCTCATTCTTGCGGTAGTTTATGCTGATCGAGTAGTAATGGCGATTCAGGCCATGGATCAACGCCTGCACTGAAGGCTTTTGCAGGTGACCCAGGTTTGAGGTGGTCTGCCTTGGCTCCTGGCCGAGCACCAGCATGTTGGGGTTGATCAGACGGAATGCATCGATCACCACTTTGCCTTTCACTGACTGAATAGGATCGACTACGACGGCAACGGCTCGCTCCGACAGGGCTTCGAACGACTGCTGCGTGTTGATGTCGACACCAGACAACCAGCAGCCGAATCCAGGATGCGAGTGATACCAGCCAACCACCATCTCCGGTCGTCCCGTCTGCTTTAACATGTCCAACATCTTCGCCTGGAAGACAGGGTCCACCGCCTCGACGGAAACTCCAGTTCCCGTTTGGGGCATCGCGAACACATCAATGACTTGCACCGTGTAGTCATCCACAAACTCGCCCAACATCAAACCCATCACCTCCATGGGCACGCCGGCTCGACCGTGCTTTAACATCTTGAGTAGGGCCAAAGAGGAGATGTAGACCTGCTCGGCAGTGTCCACTACGGGAGCATCTGTGGGTGGAGCAGCCTGTGGCATGGCGCCTCCAAGACGAAGCAAACGATCCATTTTATGCGGCTGCGAAGGACACGAAAAATAGTTGGTTAGAGTCCAAGACCTTTGAGGATTCACGTCGCTCACCTTTGGGGTATGTTGATACTTTGTGGTCTGGTGATAAATTCActtattttctataatttacGTGTAATTTTCGTCCCTCGCCGtaagcagcaacaaaaaacacaaagcaGTCTCGTTTTTGCAAGTAATAGTTAGTGGTAACAGGGCTGTGTTGCAGCCGGTCTATCGGATGGACTATCGCCTTGCCGATGTTGTCTATTTTAATGAATataacttaaatataaaactatttatagtaaattattttttataaaataatttcattataaTTAGGTTCATAAATTGAATCCCAAGAACTTTAGTTAATTGGAATTTATTCTTCGTAACCACTACCAACACTGGTTGTTATCGATGAAGGGCGCCAAATTCAATTGGATGCTTTCCAAAAGTCAATTCTTAAACAgtcataattttaaaataaaaatgtataaaatgttAAAACATTATTGGTAATGTGTTAATACTACTGCAGTTGCCAGTTGAATGAATCCGTCTAAAAGCGAGTGCATACTTTCCGCAAGACCGAGCAACGCCAAATTTATTATGCACCATCTTTTGGAGCGCCAAATGCCATGAGAAATACACGGCCATGCAATGAGGTCGCCCCGGCAAGAAAGAAACCATTTCGGTAAGTAAAGTACAATGCACACTCGCCTTTTTATTGTGCCAATTAATTGCACAAAACCTTTTGCTTCGGATGCGGTGGTTGCCTTTCACCTCGCCGGTGGATTTATTAAGGCAGAGAATGGAGATTCCCAGGCGCCCTGGTCGAAAATTCGTTTAAAATGCCATCTCCGGGCGGCGGCAAGTCAAAGGTGTGCTCTATGCCGACCAGGTCCCTCAGATACCGGCTGCCGCCCCAACTTTAACTTTGCCGCCCATCGGTCTGCTATTCCATTTTCCATCTCACTTTGATAAAACTTGGCAACAAGAGAtaactttttgtattttccatAGCTTACCAAgcctatacatatatatttgctttgtgtttattgtttaatatttttaatgaacaACGCCCTTAAATTTAGTGGAATTTTTCTTACGATTTGAGTTGTCAACCTTATTTCACAAAATTAGTAATCTAAATCTTTAACtgaatctttaaaatatacataacacaaataaaatacataactaatgtatatatatatgaaattaCTTATAGATTATTAGTTATTATTACTTATTAGTATAGATTAAAACCCCTAAAAAAAGCTTTTCAAGTATGTTTATAGTTCGAATATCTTTaatttgtatgtatataagCTTTGGAcgttttaataatattattaaaatcacTTTTAAACACTGTctaaattttttagaaaagaaaaacccGTTTCCCTGTTACCAAGTGTAATTGAACAATAGTTTTTCCATCTGCCAACGTTTTCCATTCGCCGCTTGgcttttcagtttcagttgcaTTTTGTCGCTCGCCTCCAGCACGCGCACCACAATTgtttaagtttaagttttGAGTTTTGAATACATTCCGCTCGGCCAAACAGATACGACTCGCTTGTTTAACAATTTGTTAACGGTTTCTGCAATTATTTGCATACAAATTGCAAGTAAATATTGCAATTTTAACCGCCAACGAAGCCATCTTAAGGTACTATATAAATGGTAATTGGTAATTGTGACTCGCTGAAAGGTAGCAAATTTCAGCTGAGACAGGCACATTTGTTATTTCACATTCGGTGTCGATGGTTGTGCTCTTATCAGAAACGAAAACACAGccacaaaattgtttttggttGATAAGTGAGAGAGAGGAATTGCTAGGTTGAGAGCTGCGTATTTACAGGGCATAGATCTATCTACCTAGTACAAGTAAAAACGTGCCGTTTAATTACTTGAACAGCTGCTCGGTATTTACTTAAACTTGAATCCATTTgcccattaaaatattttcacatcTCATctggagtatcttaaacgctATCATTGACCTTGTCTTCATTAAATCATCAATCCCGTTCGCAGAAATGCCATAAATGCACTCGATCTGGTTTCAAAAACGTggcaaaaaatatatcaaaaattcGGTTGAAAAAGATGGatgaaaaatgaagaaaaaaaacacgtTTGTTCAGCTGTGAAATTGACCTTTTATGGTCCAAGTCAACCTAAACCTCCTGAACCGCCACTTGCTGGAGCTGTTTTTGTGGCCAAAAAGAAATGAACGGAAATACTTACATTGATAGCTGCTCTAATTGCCACAAGGGGGGCAAGGGGGAATGGTGCAaagaagatcagataatagGGGTCAGCTGGGTGCAACAATTATTTTGGTTAAagtcatttgtttttttttttttggaaccgAGAAAATCTGTTTGGGGCTCTCACAACAGAGCCAAGAAAGCGGAAAAAGTTTAACTCACTTGATAGGTTTTCATAAAaggtatttaattttgttttgaggtaATAATTAGAAGTTGTTAgtttacatatatttttattaatgtcCCATTATGGTGATTTTAAAGATAGTTAAAAAGGGGTTAAACAATATACTGTCTTAGGTAGTATAAACACTCAATGATGTGGTGAC
This region of Drosophila bipectinata strain 14024-0381.07 chromosome 2L, DbipHiC1v2, whole genome shotgun sequence genomic DNA includes:
- the LOC108124392 gene encoding gametocyte-specific factor 1-like encodes the protein MSYYEFGICPYNPDHRIMLFRMPGHIVKCKKNYRGPPLQICKYNATHRVLDMEEHLKECTYYRNYIDTQAVRIALTVRKAPTEKEDDDDNTEL
- the His3.3A gene encoding histone H3.3A, producing the protein MARTKQTARKSTGGKAPRKQLATKAARKSAPSTGGVKKPHRYRPGTVALREIRRYQKSTELLIRKLPFQRLVREIAQDFKTDLRFQSAAIGALQEASEAYLVGLFEDTNLCAIHAKRVTIMPKDIQLARRIRGERA
- the Rpn11 gene encoding 26S proteasome non-ATPase regulatory subunit 14, whose amino-acid sequence is MDRLLRLGGAMPQAAPPTDAPVVDTAEQVYISSLALLKMLKHGRAGVPMEVMGLMLGEFVDDYTVQVIDVFAMPQTGTGVSVEAVDPVFQAKMLDMLKQTGRPEMVVGWYHSHPGFGCWLSGVDINTQQSFEALSERAVAVVVDPIQSVKGKVVIDAFRLINPNMLVLGQEPRQTTSNLGHLQKPSVQALIHGLNRHYYSISINYRKNELEQKMLLNLHKKSWKDGLTLSDYNEHCSINEDTVSEMLELAKNYNKSLEDEEKMTPEQLAIKNVGKQDPKRHLEEKVDKVMQNNIVQCLGAMLDTIVFK